The Rhodococcus sp. B50 DNA window CATTCCCTTGAGCATCATCGAGACCGACGAGCAGAAGGAACTACGCGCTGCGGTGGCGGCTCTGGCCGAACGCTACAACTACGTCGACTACGTGCTCCCCAAGTCGCGCGACCACCAGCCGCTCACCGAATTGTGGGCGGAGGCATCCAAGCTCGGCTTCCTCGGTGTGAACCTTCCGGAGGAGTACGGCGGCGGCGGCGCCGGCATCTACGAGCTCGCGCTGGTGCAGGAGGAACTGTCCGCCAAGGGGGCGGGGCTGCTGCTCGTCGTGGTCTCGCCGGCCATCTGCGGCACGATCATCTCCAAGTACGGCACCGACGCCCAGAAGCAGGAGTGGCTGCCCGGACTCGCCGACGGCTCACGCATCATGGCGTTCGGTATCACCGAGGCCGACGCCGGATCCAACTCGCACAACATCACCACGATCGCGCGTCGCGACGGTGACGACTGGATCCTCTCCGGCAGCAAGGTGTACATCTCCGGTGTCGACCAGGCCGACGCCGTGCTCGTGGTCTCCCGTACCGAGGACGCGAAGACCGGCAAGCTCCGTCCGGCCCTGTTCATCGTGCCCACCGATGCTCCGGGCTTCACGAGGACACCGATGGAGATGGACATCCTCGAACCGGACTATCAGTTCTCCCTCTTCTTCGACGACGTTCGGCTTCCCGCCGACGCGCTGGTCGGAGAGCCCGAGGCCGCACTCATGCAGCTGTTCGCCGGCCTGAATCCCGAGCGGATCATGGGCGCGGCGATGGCGGTGGGCATGGGCCGGTACGCCCTCGACGCCGCGGTGCGCTACGCGAACGAGCGCACCGTCTGGAAGCAGCCCATCGGTGCGCACCAGGGCATCGCCCACCCCTTGGCGCAACGCAAGATCGAGCTCGAACTCGCCAAGCTCATGATGCAGAAGGCCGCCGTCCTCTACGACAACGGTGACGACTTCGGGGCCGCCGAGGCCGCGAACATGGCCAAGTACGCCGCGGGCGAGGCCGCGATCGCCGCGCTGGACCAAGCGATCCAGACCCACGGGGGTGCGGGACTGACCCGGGAGTACGGACTCGCGGCGATGCTCGGCGCCGCGCGCATCGCTCGCGTGGCGCCGGTCAGTCGGGAGATGATCCTCAACTTCGTGGCCCAACACTCGTTGGGTCTGCCGAAGTCGTACTAGGCGGACTTCGAAGGGAAGAGGCGGTCTGCTTCGTCCGGCGGGAGCAGCGTCTGCAGCAGGTAGCCGAGCGACCACCGCAACGAGCTCACGTCCTGCAGAGGCACGGTCTGCTGGTAGCCGACGAGCGTGTACAGGGCCAGCCGCGCGAATCGCTCCGCCTCTTCCCTCGAATCGACGTACGGGCCCACCGCTTCGGCCACCACCGCGTACCGCAGGTCGTCGACCTTGCTCTGCACCTCGTGGACGCCGGAGTCGCTGTGCGACCAACCGCGGATGGCGGACTCGGCGGAGTGGGGGAGGCTGCACGCGAATTCGACGAGCAACCGCAGTCGTCGGGGCAGAGACCCCTCGAGACGCGCCGCCGCGGCGAGCTGGAGTGTCTGGCTCTCGAGCCAGTGCTGCAGGAATTCGGTCTTGAACTGCGCCCAGCTCTCGAAATAGTTGTAGAACGAGCCGGTCGTCACTTCGAGATGACTGCACAACCGTGCCTGCTTGAGTCCGGCATGGTCGTTGGTGGCCAGAATGGCCAGCGCGGCGTCGAAGTAGTCCTCACGCCTGACGATGGTCGCCACGTGGTGCTCCCCTTTCGCCCCGACCTGTTATACGAGTGTACGGATGATGAGCTTTGCGTACTGTTCCGGGGTCGCGCGAATATCCGCTCGGCGGAGGATCGGTCATGGCAGGACAGGCAGGCGAGGAGGCCCGATGACGCGAGAACCGAAGCAGGACCGCAGCCGCGCCACGCGGCGGCGACTGCTCGAAGCAACGATCGACTGTCTCGCCGAATCGGGTTGGGTCGCAACCACAGTGGGTGTGGTCGCCGAACGGGCGGGGGTGTCGCGCGGGGCCGCCCAGCACCACTTCCCGACCCGGGAGGATCTCATCACCGCATCGCTCGAGTTCATGTTCGACAGCCGCATCGAACGGGTCCGCACAGAGCCGTTCGGCGTGCCCGAGGGCGTCGGCCACACGGAAGCGGTGGTCGAGCGCATCGTCGACCAGTGCACCGGAAACATGTTCAAGGCGGCCCTGCAGGTGTGGACGGCCGCGGCGGCCGACCCGGCGTTGCGCGAAATGCTCCTGCCGCTCGAGGAGAAGTTCGGGCGCGTCTCGCACGCGGTGGCCGTCGAGCAGCTCGCGGCCGACGACACCGACCCGGTCGTGCACCGGATGGTGCAGGCGACACTGGATCTCGCGCGCGGCCTGGGCCTGGCCGATGTGTTGACCGACGACTCGGCCCGCCGACGCGAGATCGTCCGGCATTGGGCTGCGCAGCTCGACGAGGTGCTGCGGGAGTCCTCGAGTCGTCGCACGCAGGAGCGCCCGGCTCGGTAGTCTTCCCGCCATGCCTCTCCCGCGCATCGGAAGGACGGCGACTGCCGTGGCGACAGCCGGTCTCATCGGTCTCGGGGCCGTTGCGTGCGGGAACTCCGACGACGCGGGGCAGGCCGAGGCCTCGCCGACCGCGTCCGTGACCGACCCCGGTCCGTTGTTCGACGAGTGCGGTGCGATGTCCGACGACGAGGTGGCAGCGGCCTTCGGCCTCGGAACGTTCACGACGGTGACGCGCAACTCGGTGGGCTGTGAATGGGAGGTCTACGTCGGTGGCCCCAGCGTGAGTTTCTCGTGGTACCGGGGAAGTCCCATCGGACGCGAACGTGCCGGATCCGATCTCATCGGCCGGCCCGCGGCCGATGTCGAGATCGGGGGACGGGCCGGGTTCCTGGGGTCGTATCAGAACGAGCTGGGGCAGACCACGCTGTGCGAGATCGGTGTGGAATTCGGTGGCGATTTCGTCCACTGGTCGGTGTCGTATTCGAACCTCACACCCGTCGCCGACGCCTGCGTGGTCGCTCGCGGCCTCGCGACCACGAGCGTGGAAAGGGTGCAGAAGTGATCGCGGGACGCGCACGCCGGTGGGGCGCCGCGCTCACGGCGGCTCTCGCCGCCGGAGCCTTGCTCACCGGTTGCACGCGCACCGTCGAAGGACGAGCCGTCCCGGAAGGGATCGGCGGCGGCACGGGTGCCGAGTTCACCCGGCTGCTCACCGAGTGCGACGCGGTCGCCGACGACAAGATCGCCGAAGCTGTGGGAGCGGATTACGTCCTGCGAGGATTCTTCGGCGCGATCTGCCGGTGGGACGGCGAAGGGCCCACCGGAGTTGTGAAGATCACCTTCAACTGGTTCGAGACCGGTTCGCTCGATCACGAACGTGCCGCCGCCGAGGGGCTCGGATACGAGATCGAGAACACGACCATCGAGGGTCGGCGGGCCCTGCAGATGCGCCGGCCCGGCGATCCGCTGTCGTGCGGGGTCAGTTCCGGGGCGTCGACGACCGGCATCTTCGGCTGGTGGGTGCAGTACACCTCCGGAGGAGCGGACCCCTGCGAAGCTGCTGCTACGTTGGCTCGGCTCACACTGAACCTCAGCAGTTGACGGTGTGTGCGGATCCTCGGGAGGGTGTGCGCTCCTCGCTTTGACCTCATGCGCGCCCGCCGGGTATCGTTGTGGGTCGTGTCCGGCATGCCCGGGCCGGTCTGTGTGCCTATGCGAGGTAGTGCCGTGCGCGTGGTCTGTAGATATCTGCAGGAACGAGCCCCCGGCTGCCTGTGTGGGGGTACGCGACACACCCGACCTCGTGTGCACACGAGGGGCGAGTGAGGGGCAGCAGCTTTCTTGCCCCAACCGATGGATCCCTAATTTCAGAACAGCCGAGGTTGCTCGTGGGAGCAGCTTCAGACAACGAAGAAAGC harbors:
- a CDS encoding DUF3558 domain-containing protein, with amino-acid sequence MIAGRARRWGAALTAALAAGALLTGCTRTVEGRAVPEGIGGGTGAEFTRLLTECDAVADDKIAEAVGADYVLRGFFGAICRWDGEGPTGVVKITFNWFETGSLDHERAAAEGLGYEIENTTIEGRRALQMRRPGDPLSCGVSSGASTTGIFGWWVQYTSGGADPCEAAATLARLTLNLSS
- a CDS encoding TetR/AcrR family transcriptional regulator, whose translation is MTREPKQDRSRATRRRLLEATIDCLAESGWVATTVGVVAERAGVSRGAAQHHFPTREDLITASLEFMFDSRIERVRTEPFGVPEGVGHTEAVVERIVDQCTGNMFKAALQVWTAAAADPALREMLLPLEEKFGRVSHAVAVEQLAADDTDPVVHRMVQATLDLARGLGLADVLTDDSARRREIVRHWAAQLDEVLRESSSRRTQERPAR
- a CDS encoding DUF3558 domain-containing protein, encoding MPLPRIGRTATAVATAGLIGLGAVACGNSDDAGQAEASPTASVTDPGPLFDECGAMSDDEVAAAFGLGTFTTVTRNSVGCEWEVYVGGPSVSFSWYRGSPIGRERAGSDLIGRPAADVEIGGRAGFLGSYQNELGQTTLCEIGVEFGGDFVHWSVSYSNLTPVADACVVARGLATTSVERVQK
- a CDS encoding acyl-CoA dehydrogenase family protein, which codes for MSIIETDEQKELRAAVAALAERYNYVDYVLPKSRDHQPLTELWAEASKLGFLGVNLPEEYGGGGAGIYELALVQEELSAKGAGLLLVVVSPAICGTIISKYGTDAQKQEWLPGLADGSRIMAFGITEADAGSNSHNITTIARRDGDDWILSGSKVYISGVDQADAVLVVSRTEDAKTGKLRPALFIVPTDAPGFTRTPMEMDILEPDYQFSLFFDDVRLPADALVGEPEAALMQLFAGLNPERIMGAAMAVGMGRYALDAAVRYANERTVWKQPIGAHQGIAHPLAQRKIELELAKLMMQKAAVLYDNGDDFGAAEAANMAKYAAGEAAIAALDQAIQTHGGAGLTREYGLAAMLGAARIARVAPVSREMILNFVAQHSLGLPKSY
- a CDS encoding TetR/AcrR family transcriptional regulator; translated protein: MATIVRREDYFDAALAILATNDHAGLKQARLCSHLEVTTGSFYNYFESWAQFKTEFLQHWLESQTLQLAAAARLEGSLPRRLRLLVEFACSLPHSAESAIRGWSHSDSGVHEVQSKVDDLRYAVVAEAVGPYVDSREEAERFARLALYTLVGYQQTVPLQDVSSLRWSLGYLLQTLLPPDEADRLFPSKSA